aagaaataattaatatacagaTCAGCACACATTTTGAATGCTACGAACAACAAATATCTACCAATGCCAGTAGTTATATTGAATCCCACAAAAACATTCTCCATAAATAAGAGAACATCATTTACGTTAATATGAAAGTAAAGTCAATTCTGTCACATGTAAACTTCCAATGGAGGCAATAAAttaggtcacatatgacagttGATTAATCtatgttttttaaattaatgaaaataacatgaaaatgGAATTTCAAAACTACACAAAATCTGCAGCACAATCTCAAAAATAACAACTACATGTAGAAGTATGAAAATAGAATTCATCAGCCATCAAATAAATTAAGacattacagtgtatatgtataggATGTACTGTTCTATAAGAAATCTAAAGCAAGTTATTAAATACAAAACTGGAATAAAACGTACAgttaaaatacttttattttgtttaacgtccttttatGGGTCAGTTTTTAAGGACAAgccaggtttaggaggtggaaggaaagccggagtacccggagaaaaaccactgcCCTACGGTCattaccaggcaactgcccgaagtgggtttcgaactcgcaacccaggagtggagggctagtgattgtgtgttgggacaccttaaccactcagccaccgaAATTCAAAACAGGAATAAAATATCATCACATGCTCTCATCAAATGAGTTAATCAAGGCATAATATGGTAACTTACATTGCTCAATGAAAGTGTGTACAATTTTAGAGGTCAATTTAAAGTGACTCAATGGTCAGATTTCCATTTCATAGCTTACAAgattataatgattattttcatGAAGTACAAAATGACAACTGTTGAAATGCAATTGCTGTGATATTTATCAACTTGAgctaaaaaaaaatcgaaaaagtCCTTATCAACAATATTTCCCCCAAACAAGTTTTGGTTCAGGCCATATAAAGctgaaaaaaacatgtaaaatatattgttttctggAGGTGTGAACATAATTTGAAGTAATTATAAATTCATTTTCGAAGATGTTAACATcatcaatatataaaaaaaaaataccccaAATCCCTGCTTTTCATGATCACCCCAAAAATGAAATAGgataaaattgtacaaaattgTCATATGACATTGAACACCCTATGTGGTCCGAGTATATAGTTGTtgtaatacattttacattgatGGTCTTTCTGAGAAACCAACAGGGATATCATTAACGATtcagcatcatcatcaaaatTTGCACTCCTTCATCATGACAAGAAAAAACCCCATTTACATTATGGGGAAGTTTGGATAAGGTATTGTGCATATTAAGCAATTGAAATCCTTAATGGATTGTAGCAAATAAGGAAACTATTTTTAGGAAACGGAATTTTTACCACTCCTAATTGAAGAAACCAAGCTATAACTAAATGTATATAGCATTAAAacaaaactagaactgtcgtccagagggccaactcataccccccGCTCCTGCAACCCCCATCGTTACTATGtgttcatttatacaataaacgagatatacagttaaatctCACTTAGTCGTATTCAGTTTTCTTGGTTACccttattctttttttttatctatattatgaataaattgttgtacatgacattatgaaatgatttcacatgagaaaatcttttcaattgatcaatttataacaaagacaaaattaaaaagattaTGAGAAAGGTAAAGTGTGAATGGGATTTATTCAAAAAATTACGacgtgatatagattacgcacatctacaatgtataaggattattgtcatgaagtttcgttgaaatcagATAAGTAGTTTAGGGGAAGTAGACGGTACATCGTTGCGTCAAACTCGCCCacaaaactaagttttgtgccctggttacaatggtaaccaaaaaattacgacgtgatatagattacgcacacctacaatgtataaggataaTTGTCATGAAAAAACTAAGTTCTGTaccctggttaccatggtaaccataaGAGTAGAccaaaaaactaagttttgtgccctggttaccatggtaatcaAAAAAttatgatgttatatagattacgcacatttacaatgtataagggttattgtcatgaagtttcgttgaaattggataagtagtttaggaggagtagcctGTACATCGTTGCATCTACAAACTCGCccaaaaaactaagttttgtgccctggttaccatggtaaccagaaAATTACAACGTGATATAGAtaacgcacatctacaatgtataaggattattgccatgaagtttcgttgaaatcggatcagtagtttaggaggagtagccggtacatcgtgGTGTctagacggacggacggacaacctgattccagtataccccccctaacttcgttgcggggggtaTGACTATGTTGGCTTGgaattatgataatatatataataattgtatcTAATGTTGTCGTAGGACAATATAGTATTGTGTCCCAGAAACAAATCCCCTTCTCACTCTTTTTTATTGTACTGTTGTAATGATGTTTCCGGTATCTAGATCAGTGTCTACCTTGTACGTTTCAGCTGTTAATGTATTCAGCTGGGGACACATTGAGGTCACCTGTCATACATAACAACACTGAAATTAATTGTGTCACCTTTTCCTCTCTGTCATAGGTGGAGTTCATGAATATACGGGCAAAAATTGTCTTTCTTCTTCATTTGTGATTCAATGAGTTACATACAATTGTATCTATTCATGAAACACAATGGATGAAATGTATTCACTAGTGTAGTACATTGATCTGAAGGAAAACTGCCAAGTCTCACATTCTTGGAAGAGAGGTAAGTACTGTAATATATCTCTAAAGGCTAATTAGATCTAGCTGCtataattaattatcaaataataaagATAATCAATTATAAACTGTGACCACATACATACACAAGTATAATCATGTTGACCTTAAGCTGTAAGATGAAAAAATACCTGTCCAGTGTGGAATGCCGACAGACCCATTCATTTGTACATGACTATATATTATGTATCTACCGGTATATAGACATGATTTGTTATTTCAGATATCACAGTTATAAGCTAACTGCTAAAACACCTACAGGATCAGcagtatgttttttttcagtaaCACAGACCTGGCAGAACCTATCAGTAAGAAACCCTACACCACGTTTTAGAGTGCtcatattcaaattaattcatTATACTTCATTTTACATGCACTCCTCTATTCCACCTTTCTTTCAATTAACGTGAAAAGTTTTGTGAGTTATGCCtcaaacagacagacaatatatGTTGGAAAGAACAATAAACAGGCAAAAAGTTCAGTTTCTCTGAATAACCTTTGGCTTTTATTTTGGGGGGTTGGATGCGAGTCACCAAATTACTTCTGTTAGAATCGGAGTTGAGTGACTTTGACCTACCTCATATTGAGTGGAAGTCTGGGGGACTTGGACAAAGATGACATTGCCCTGGAGGGACATGGGTGACCTTTGCCTACATTGGCCTGGGGGAGGTCTTTGAAAGCTgtgagtgaccttgacctgcctAATATTTGGTGGACTGGTTAAGTGACTAGCCTATTGTCTAGTACCTCACATCGGGTTGAAGTCTAGGGGGTTTAGACATAGCTAGTCAACCTTGACCTAGATTGGTCTGGAGGAAGTCCATAAGAGCTGAAtataagtgaccttgacctacccTGTCCTGGGTGGAAGCATTTGGGAGTTGGATGCAATTAACATTCAGACACTATAATGGACttgagtgaccttgacctactgtACCTGTTCCTGGGTAGAACTTCGTGGAAGCTTGATGTGTTCAGCCTTGACCCCTACAAGAGCAGCATTCTTTACTTTCTGGCcaatgtatacagtggaatCTTCTCTGCCTCCAACCTACAATGAAGATATATGCAACAAATTACCTGACTGCAAAATTGGATACCTTCATATATTCCAGACTAAGGAGAAACGCTGAACTTCATTGCCAAAGACACATGGGCCATGGTCAAAGAAGAGCATAGAGGTTAATAACATATAACtgtatttggtttggttttatttgtttaacgtcctatcaacagctgaggtcatttaaggatggcctcacATGCGGGCAATTtgcatgcatgcgtgtggtgagtgcgtatgtatgttttggaaggctgtggtatgtatgtgttatgtctccttgtgataggccggatcttttgccgatttatagtgctacctcactgaagcatactgccaaagaaaCCATAACTCTGTAATCTCCAAAGTTGATcaacatatttttaaaacaaatttgatcGTAACTGAGCCATACTGCAGGCAAAACAGTATTTGTAAATGTGGGCATTTCTTTTCGCAGTTGGATGTAACAAATTGTGAGCAACCATAAACTGGCCTTACTCATTGAATTAAACACACTTCTCTTCAAGCAAATAGCAAAATTGACTACTTTGGGCCTCAGGTATACCAGTTAATGTATTCACATAGACAGTCagacaaagttttttttttaagtttttagtatacatgtacttgattCATTTAATCTTAAAAATCTGACTGCTGTCAATGCAAGCTGTTACTGTAGGTATGTTTAGGCAAATTTGGTTTTTTATAATAGCTATTGTTTGTTTGATGGGTTTATCTGACCCCttatgaacagccagggtcattttgaggagGAGTcaccttgtagtagctggtggctacctcactaaCAACAAGTGCAATTAGGGTAAAGAGTCTTCTTACCTGCAAAATGGCTAAACCAGGTAGAAATCCAGTATATTTCTGTTGTAGTTCTTCTATCTCTTTCTTGAGTCCATTTCGTATGTCTCTATGTAATGtcaataagaaaaaaatcacaacaCATGTACTACATATTTCTCTTTGACTgcaaattgttttgtttttttttactctcATAAATTAAGAAATACTATCTTACAAATAAGCCTCTTTCAAAACTTTGAAACAAGGAAAAAATTCCTGGTTAATTTATAGTCTTTGAAGCCTACATTATGAATAATGCTCATTTTGATCAAATTActttttatatacaggtaaaaggACTACTTGTGTAATGAGTAGGCctatcaatttcaatttcaatttcaatttatttattccaaatgcaacacagcatataggataacacagtattcatataatatgtatacatattgcaacTTGAAGGACAAGATGGCGGAGGGCACAACGCAGGCAATATACTTACGacacataataatgaataacatAATGATTTGGAAAACTTGTAACTGATGCATATCAAAAGGCTATCTGATGGTGGCCCTTTTAAATTCAGATCTGGCCTAAAAGAATAGTTGAGGAAGTTTCAACATCAAAGAAATGAAAGTATTCAAAGCGTGGAACTGCATGGAGGCACATTACGTCGAAAAAAGCTCAGAGATACTGTTAGTCATATGTAATAATACTATTAGATATATTGATCAACCAGGCACATTTTGCACAAATCAAGGGCCATTACTCCAGAAAACAATCTGACTGGCTAATAATATGTGACCTTGCTCAatcatttgtataatgtttGAGGTTTGTGGAAGTAGTCAGTAAGTCCTATTTGTTGTCAATTCAGCTGCCAGAAATGAATTGTCTGTCATCCACAGCTACAGTGATGTGCCAAAAGTAATCTGTCACGAAatatttttactatatatatatatttcatgcatttcgacaaattttcaatgaattgTATGACTTTGTTTTGCAGAGCATTCTCGTGAAATTCCATACATTAGTAGACAATTGTTAGTTGATTCTCCTACAAGTATTATTTTTACATACTTTTCAACTGTTTAATTTTCCTGAATAGTTTAATATAGAAATGTAACGTGTGACATCATTTTGATCTTTATATAATCTTACTTAATATTATGCTATttcttttttcagaaaaaaataacattgaataTTTCTAGCAATCAACTAcgaaaatttatttaaaattttatcagAGGAATGCGCAAATAATTCTCTACTACGGCAGCCCGAATTTTATGACGATCTTCATGTATGTGAAGTTTCAATAAATCCCATTTCAAAACGAAttgaaaatttatcaaaatgcacgaaatatatatatataaattatattgttacaaaaagaaaatttcaatgTTAGATCTATTTCATGAAGTCCTTTACACAGACAGATACGCCACTTTGAGTAAATAAAACGGTGATCGTTCGATAACCTATATTTACACAGCCCGGCCTTTTCCCCCCGTCGATATACATGTGCAAAGTATGCATGcttcaaataaaaacaacaaaagtgTCAGTTAGCATTATTCACTTCAGCAAATACTATAGATGAGTACAACTTACTCTGACACCTCCTTGCCGCTGAGAATTTGTGCCATTATCGTTTATTTCCAGCTGAACGAGACGTTTCGCTGCGTTCCTGGGTGTCCTCCAGTCTGGGGCTTGAACTTTGATGTCGGTCAAGGATATCGCCTCATTCAGTATGTAGTTTCGGATTTCAGAACAAACATTAGAAATATCTTTCTCGTATAAAGTCATGAAATTATTATGTCATGCAATCAATAgcagtttatattatacatttgaTTGCTTACATAGATAAGCtaatgtaactttttttttcttcaaatttacTCCTAGGTACGAAACAGCGCCTCTTCTCTGAAAATAACAAAACGTAATGATGGCGAAGGTAAGCACGTACACGTTAGCCGGCAGATCTAGAATGCACTGTGGATAGTCAGAGATCACTTTCCATATTAACCTACCATATGATGTCACTGTCCTCTCGCTCAAGAACTAGAACTCAATGACGTCATTTAATCTTATGATAAACTGGTGGATTATTATCACCCTTGACAAAATCAACAGGTTGCGTTGGGGAAAGAAAGTttgcatgtatatacatatattcataaCGTTACACAAGTTTGTGAGACATAACAACGGGGGTCAGTGGGTAGTAAAACATCTGACAAGCGATCTATATGTATTGGGTGTATTTCAACAATGTGGATGCCAGTTACaggataaataaaaatatatcatatgtaccggtataatatatatacaatgtagatgtcTATACATGTAGCTGCTGCCTTgtaccacaggtgcctgactcgttttataaaataataacatataaagtacatataaaacgagtcaggcacctgtgcttGTACTGTatgtggggccgcggtggcatAGTGGTAAGGTGTCCCGACTGGGTTAtgagtttgaaacccacgtggggcagttggcTGGTACTGACCTTtagtcggtggtttttctccgggtactccagctttcctccacctccagaaccaggcacgtccttaaatgacccttgctgttaataggtcattaaacaaaagaaaccaaAATCGAAAATATGTTAGTATTGTGACCGGACCGGAAATCAAACATGATACCTCCCGCTTGGTAGGCGAGCGTTCCAATCATAGAGCCAAAAGTCTGAACGTTAGACTCGAGGGCCTAACGCTGCCTGATTTTACCACATTAGGTAAGGCCTATAAACATGTCCCTGAGGCTGAATTAATAAGCTGGATGACAGAAAAGTATTTCATAATTAGCACTTTTCTATGTCTGCATAGGCAAATAAAGTACATGCAAATTACATGTTCATTTTATATAGCATTCTTTGTTTCAAAAAGAAGTTTTCATACTTTCAAAGTTTTGTTTCAATTACTCAAGGCCGTTTatccaaacaaataaatatgttagaaatttttccatatataaaaatatgagaCTATTTTATTTGCTTCCCTGTTTCccaaatttatttttctatttcagTTTTATGTGATGTATGGGAGCTGCACTCTcctttttttaatatttcttcatCCAGGCATGAAACTATAGTGTTGTAAACCAATCAATGTTGATAGCAATGCTTATTTGATCAAACCTTACCATTTTGTTAACCATTGCTTTGTACATTTACCCAATGGTAATAATACTGTAGGATTTATCTCCCCTCATACTACAGAAGCAACACTCCATATGTACAACTAATAAACACAGTAAAAACACATATCAGTTATTAGATATCCTGTTTTACGTACTCAGTAATATTTGACTTTTCTGTATTTAGCCAGTGCTGTATACCTACTTTCGGAGTTCCTGTTCCTGGAGAGTAAGAAttggtatgtttttgttttttgtttgttttacatgaAATTGGAAATAAGGGAAAAAAAGCttttgtaatttgtaatttCCATTTTCTATTGTGTTTTATCATCAAAACTATTTTGATAATGGTACAATTAGTTGTAAATAAATCTGCAAGCAACAACATGATTGAATTTGATTGAATGCAATATAACATTTGTCATAGATATCACTAGACCTATATGATTTGTAAGGAAAAAACCTAGTATGAAACTTTCTTTTACCTTGAATATCGCAGGAAAAGTGTCATTTTGTATGTAGAAAATGAGCAGGTAAAAATTATCCTTACGATAATAATGAGTTGGCAGGAAACATTCAACGATATCTCCTtaattacaattaaaacaatgtGAGGCACttctaaatatatttatttacattgaaaatcaTTTCACTTAAACTGGACATACATTTTTCAAGTGAATATCCTATGACTAAGGAATTTCCAAACTGGAGATATCATATAGTTCTAATTCCTTGACAGTTATATGGTTGATTTCatcttaaatattttcatataattatGAGTATGAATAATTCTATAGAGATATGAAAACTTACAAGGTGACTACCTGAAAAGGAAGTGATTTGATGGTACAATCAATTATGACATACTTGGTAATGTATATTTCAGCTCTAGCATGGAAAGGAATTGAGTATGAATCCCAATATGTGAATTTGGTGAAAGATGGAGGACAACAGGTGAGAAGTGGTACAataatcattttcataatagcttcttcattgtattttttttttttttaattttcaaattgattGTGGATAAGACATTCAACGTAGGACGGGATTATTCCCAAATATTCATGGTCCTGTGCagagaaaatgtgaaaaataggAAAAATGGGagaaggggggagggggggggggggggggtattctTAAGCATGGGCTCATACCCTGGACCTGGTAATAATATACAGTAGATGTACTAGTAGCTATAGCGGTATCTAAGACactaaagaaataaaaaagcgTCAGTACAAGGAGCCTGCTCATGTAATATTAATGAtagttaaaattaaatatttttcattaatttaattggaaaatatattattaagtaCTCAGCTTGTCTTGTGTGAAGGACAGTATTAACATTATCTAATTATATAACttggaaattattttgttaCTGATTATGAGAAATGTGAAAGTTAatattactttttttgactGAGGTTCTGTAACTGGAAGTAAATAGCTTGTATGAGGTATTAACTAAAAGCGCttggtaaataaaaatattaaaaagttcATGTATAGGAAACTTTATATCTAATGATTTACCTATCTGATATTATCTCTTGTACAGAGAAAGGAGGATTATTCCACCATAAATCCAATGAAACAAGTACCAGCATTAGTGATGAATGGCAGTACAATGACACAGTCTGTGAGTATTTCTTGTTGTTTTAATATGCATGCTGCAAGACTTATAGCACTAgaatgaatattcataccctgcctacactgctctgtgatgaccatctgtcagaaatttgCCAATTGTTGTCCTGAGCTTCGTTATAAGAGCTAGACCGGCACATACTCCGGTCCTTCCCTTCTAAGCTTAATTAACAGAATTCTCGCACGCCTAAAGCTGAAACATGTGAACGGCACTCATGAATAAACAACGGATATTCAGAAAACTGAATGTTGGGCTCACTCCTTATAGCTTCTAACCTAGAATTCCAGACGGTTAATCAACTACCTTTCACTGTGTACTATGATTTTCATAAGCTAAATATGGTTTTACAGCATTAATTTGTATACCGTTAAAACCTGTGTAATTTACgcatttattgtgtttaaaaaaaattgttgtagTGGGGGATGCATAGATCACGTTGATAGATAGACCATCCCTAGATTTTCCCATCCATTTCGGCTTTGGCCTCCATGACAGAGTCCAAAATAAGATTCTTCCTGTCTCATCGTGAAGAATTATTTAACTGTGAATAATATTGAAGACAATATTATGGTTTTCCATGTCATTCTTGACATCTTCGCCTCTATTGTTCCATTATTACATATCTATGTGGATTATGTTCAACAGGTGTGCTGGCATATTTCATTGCCATTTTGatgatgtcacaatatatatctatgaggTCATAAGTAAAAATATGAGTTTGATGTATtcacaaaataataatgattatCATGTGATTTTCATAAATCCACATGTGTTTCTTTGTATTATTTCAGGTAGCAATGTTGGAATACCTAGAAGAGGTCCATCCAGAAAAGCCTCTTTTACCCAAAGATCCACTGGAAAGAGTCAAAGTAATTAGGGTTTTTGATTAAATTAATTACTTGGTTCTCAGGCCAATTTTTTCTAAAATGAGGTTAGGGCGTTtgttttctctcatatctcgccatgttggatagagttttcccatgtaagatagctatgcaagataaatctatcttacatagcatttcacgcgcgcggattaatctgcgttcaagggggacaactctcacaacgtcgtctgcttgtgttcacatccgacagtccttatcctcggtgtcggttttgaaacgttggacttaactataaaaatacatgcattcttagataaatatatatcatatcagcagtaaatcaatagggctacacggttaaacgattagacatttcatctgagcgaacatataactccgttactgtaacaaacagttagactacgcctacaggcctgttgtaacagttacagtacagtacagactggcCTACCCGACATacttgtcatttgtcattaaaaacatgtaaaaacacacaatcacctggcaatgacaggaagtaaaataaaagccatacatcaaaaaatataaaaaagaaaatgtcaaacgtcacaacctatgaaatggttccgtttgcgtcagcagggggccctggaatttgtttactctactgtactgtcagtaactgttaggtctactcagtaacctgtgtatttggaagttgggaattggctcttaaatgaacgaacattcggtaaaaatgacacccctcg
This DNA window, taken from Pecten maximus chromosome 3, xPecMax1.1, whole genome shotgun sequence, encodes the following:
- the LOC117323001 gene encoding maleylacetoacetate isomerase-like; this translates as MMAKPVLYTYFRSSCSWRVRIALAWKGIEYESQYVNLVKDGGQQRKEDYSTINPMKQVPALVMNGSTMTQSVAMLEYLEEVHPEKPLLPKDPLERVKVREIVSVISGGIQPLQNLSVLQKIGDEGKMEWGKFWIDKGFHGKFI